In Pseudanabaena sp. FACHB-2040, the sequence CCGCTGGGTCAATGAGAAGCGTGACCCAACAGCTGAAACAGTAGTTGAAATTGTTAGGGCTCTGAAAAAGCTTAGCCCTGAGGCTTCTAGAGCCTTTGTGGAATTGTATTTAGTAGATGAAATTTCGGATTCTTAATTAGCTACTTACTATCACGA encodes:
- a CDS encoding helix-turn-helix transcriptional regulator produces the protein MGKAGQALKQVLEDYSISQFALAVAMDVERNNVYRWVNEKRDPTAETVVEIVRALKKLSPEASRAFVELYLVDEISDS